In a single window of the Drosophila subpulchrella strain 33 F10 #4 breed RU33 chromosome X, RU_Dsub_v1.1 Primary Assembly, whole genome shotgun sequence genome:
- the LOC119558408 gene encoding probable RNA 3'-terminal phosphate cyclase-like protein — protein MPPVAQEGNCLIYRGSNFLKQRLILSCLSGKPVKITLIRSEDEMQPGMREYEINLIRLLDKMTNGTKIELNPAGTSVMFTPGLLHGGQIHHDCCVQRGIGYYLDALIALGPFCKNSLNCTLRGVTNSKDSPSVDHIKGAALSLLKRFLLVDEGLELKVIRRGVAPLGGGEILFRCPVRKSLRAIQFQSQGMVKRIRGTVYACKVSPALANRTVEAAKGCMLKFLPDVYIYTDQNKGKMSGNSPGYGICLIAETTDGVCFAADCSSNTREESDTPSIPEDLGKEVAMRLLDEIYRGGCVDSSYQWLAALYIALGQKHVSKFLTGALSTYTVYFLQHLRDFFSITFKLENPEAEDEDEAGDVRGAQKVLMACVGIGYTNINKRVT, from the exons ATGCCGCCCGTTGCCCAGGAGGGCAATTGCCTGATTTACCGCGGCAGCAACTTCCTCAAGCAGCGGCTAATCCTCTCCTGCCTGTCCGGCAAACCGGTGAAGATCACCCTAATCCGTTCGGAGGACGAGATGCAGCCCGGTATGCGGGAATACGAGATAAATTTGATCCGGCTGCTGGACAAGATGACCAACGGCACCAAGATCGAGTTGAATCCCGCCGGCACGAGTGTCATGTTCACGCCGGGATTACTGCACGGCGGACAGATTCATCATGATTGCTGTGTGCAGCGTGGTATTGGCTATTACTTGGATGCCCTGATTGCTCTGGGTCCGTTCTGCAAGAATTCGCTTAACTGCACCCTGCGCGGCGTGACCAACAGCAAGGATTCGCCATCGGTGGACCACATCAAGGGTGCCGCCTTGTCGCTGCTCAAACGATTCCTTCTGGTCGACGAGGGCCTGGAACTGAAGGTCATTCGCCGGGGAGTCGCTCCCCTGGGCGGCGGCGAGATCTTGTTTCGCTGTCCGGTGCGCAAGAGCCTGCGAGCCATCCAGTTCCAATCGCAGGGCATGGTCAAACGCATACGGGGCACCGTTTATGCCTGCAAAGTCTCGCCCGCCCTGGCCAACCGCACCGTGGAGGCTGCCAAGGGTTGTATGCTCAAATTCCTGCCGGACGTCTATATCTACACGGATCAGAACAAGGGCAAGATGTCGGGTAATTCACCGGGATACGGCATCTGCCTGATTGCGGAGACCACGGACGGCGTGTGCTTCGCCGCCGATTGCAGCTCGAACACAAGGGAGGAGTCG GACACACCTTCTATACCCGAGGATCTGGGCAAGGAGGTGGCCATGCGTCTGCTGGACGAGATTTATCGCGGTGGCTGCGTGGATTCCAGCTACCAATGGCTGGCAGCACTCTACATAGCCCTGGGACAAAAGCACGTCTCCAAATTCCTCACGG GTGCTCTTTCAACTTACACGGTTTACTTTCTGCAACACCTGCGCGACTTCTTCTCAATCACCTTTAAGTTAGAGAATCCCGAGGCGGAGGATGAGGACGAAGCGGGGGATGTGCGAGGTGCCCAGAAGGTCCTTATGGCTTGTGTCGGCATTGGCTACACGAACATCAATAAGCGGGTTACATAA
- the LOC119558410 gene encoding gametocyte-specific factor 1 homolog, producing the protein MVEDKAYYAVSGPNFEEYIVCPYDSVHRILPLRLTYHLVRCAKNYPSSKMVRCPFNTTHMHSVANMQKHVLECPNRSTLERYKMPDVLPPVEPRACEFTLESTEDWDAEPPVKTYNPRKYCERELIIRNPQGKQPAARREFRERERRRFLEKNKF; encoded by the exons ATGGTTGAAGACAAAGCCTATTATGCTGTGAGCGGTCCCAATTTCGAGGAGTACATCGTGTGCCCGTACGATAGCGTTCATCGTATACTACCGCTCCGTTTGACCTATCACTTGGTCCGATGCGCCAAGAACTATCCATCCTCCAAGATGGTTCGCTGCCCCTTTAATACAACCCATATGCACTCGGTGGCCAACATGCAG AAACATGTCTTGGAGTGCCCCAATCGATCGACTCTCGAGCGCTACAAGATGCCGGATGTGTTGCCCCCAGTGGAGCCACGAGCCTGTGAGTTCACGCTTGAATCCACCGAGGATTGGGACGCCGAACCGCCAGTCAAGACCTATAACCCCAGGAAGTATTGCGAGCGGGAACTCATCATCCGTAATCCCCAAGGAAAACAGCCGGCCGCTCGTCGCGAATTCCGCGAACGCGAACGCAGGCGATTCTTGgaaaaaaataagttttag
- the LOC119557033 gene encoding vitellogenin-3 translates to MMSLRLCLLATCLLVAAHASKDGSNSQLKPTKWLTASELESVPSLNDITWERLENQPLEQGAHLMEQIYHVGQIKNDLTPSFVPSPSNVPVWIVKPNGQKVDCKLNNYVETAKAQPGFGEDEVTIVLTGLPQNSPAQKKAMRKLVQAYVQRYNLQQQQKNAQEQQQQLKSSDYDYTSSEETADQWKSAKTASGDLIIIDLGSTLTNFKRYAMLDVQNTGAMIGQTLIELTNKGVAQEIIHLIGQGISAHVAGAAGNKFTAQTGHKLRRITGLDPAKVLSKRPQTLGGLSRGDADFVDAIHTSTYAMGTPIRTGDVDFYPNGPSVGVPGAENVIEAVARATRYFAESVRPGSERNFPAVPANSLKQYKEQDGFGKRAYMGLQTDFDLRGDYILEVNPKSPFGQRSPAHKQTAYHGVHQAQN, encoded by the exons ATGATGAGTCTGCGCCTGTGCCTGCTGGCCACTTGCCTCCTGGTGGCGGCCCATGCCTCCAAGGATGGCTCCAACTCGCAGCTGAAGCCCACCAAGTGGCTGACCGCCTCCGAATTGGAGAGCGTTCCCTCCCTCAACGACATCACCTGGGAGCGTCTGGAGAACCAGCCCCTGGAGCAGGGAGCCCATCTGATGGAGCAGATCT ACCACGTTGGCCAGATCAAGAACGATCTGACCCCCAGCTTTGTGCCCAGCCCCAGCAACGTGCCCGTGTGGATCGTCAAGCCCAACGGCCAGAAGGTCGACTGCAAGCTGAACAACTACGTGGAGACCGCCAAGGCCCAACCCGGTTTCGGCGAGGATGAGGTCACCATCGTCCTGACCGGCCTGCCCCAGAACAGCCCCGCCCAGAAGAAGGCCATGCGCAAGCTGGTCCAGGCCTACGTCCAGAGGTACAacctccagcagcagcagaagaacgcccaggagcagcagcagcagctgaagAGCAGCGACTACGACTACACCAGCAGCGAGGAGACCGCCGACCAGTGGAAATCCGCCAAGACCGCCAGCGGCGATTTGATC ATCATCGACCTCGGCTCCACCCTGACCAACTTCAAGCGCTACGCGATGCTGGATGTGCAGAACACCGGCGCCATGATCGGCCAGACCCTCATCGAGCTGACCAACAAGGGAGTGGCCCAGGAGATCATCCACCTGATCGGCCAGGGAATCAGCGCCCATGTGGCTGGAGCTGCCGGCAACAAGTTCACCGCCCAAACCGGACACAAGCTGCGCCGCATCACCGGTCTGGATCCCGCCAAGGTGCTGTCCAAGCGTCCCCAGACCCTCGGCGGTCTGTCCCGCGGCGATGCCGACTTCGTTGATGCCATCCACACCTCCACCTACGCCATGGGCACCCCCATCCGTACCGGTGATGTGGACTTCTATCCCAATGGACCCTCCGTCGGTGTTCCCGGCGCCGAGAATGTGATCGAGGCGGTGGCCCGTGCCACCCGCTACTTTGCCGAGTCCGTGCGTCCCGGCAGCGAGCGCAACTTCCCCGCCGTTCCGGCCAACTCCCTGAAGCAGTACAAGGAGCAGGATGGCTTCGGCAAGCGCGCCTACATGGGTCTGCAGACCGACTTTGATCTGCGCGGCGACTACATCCTGGAGGTCAACCCCAAGAGCCCCTTCGGCCAGCGCAGCCCCGCCCACAAGCAGACCGCCTACCACGGCGTCCACCAGGCCCAGAACTAG